In the genome of Gorilla gorilla gorilla isolate KB3781 chromosome 22, NHGRI_mGorGor1-v2.1_pri, whole genome shotgun sequence, the window atatatatttatgtatgtccACTTGCTTGTTACTGCAGATTAGTGTGTGATCTTGTTTAGGCAATAAGAGATCcactatatgttttttttttttttaaataacaacatCTATTGGTTTTAAGTTTGTCAGAAAAAGCACCaaattattaaatgtaaatatttaagctAAAAGTTGGAACAGGAAGTCCTCTAGGTCAAGCTTAGCACTTAGATGTGTGTTTACTTAGATGTATGTACTAAGTACTTATCTTAGTCCTCAGATGTGTGTCCTTACTTGTTTACAACAAATACTCCTTATTCCCCCAGGTGACTGCTATATGGATCCACTAccctatttcatatatttattttccactGTCTCAAAAACGCTTTGCTGGAGAAGTCCAAAGAGAACATCAAAACAAATGTGAAAATACGGGAACCCGAGAGGTGAGATGTGGGAGACCTCACACCAATACTTCgatttctaaataaatgtttgcagTGATCTGACATAGAAGCAAAATCATGCTAACAAATAAATAAGACtctcaagataaaaaaaaatacatatgtgacTTTATATTAGCATTTTATTGTAAATGTGGTCAGTTCACTGttaataatcaatataaaatattatttgggatGAAAAGTTGTTTACCCCAAGGAAAGAAATTGTGTAATTTACAAGATATTTTACTTCAGATAACTTTCCACTTGTATCACTTCCTCACTCAAATAAATATACTTCCAGTTTCTGCTTGCATATTTGACTCACCAGTAGAAATCAttacaactaaagaaaaaaatttggatCAGAGGGCTTGcatattgttaacattttaaggAACCTGAGTCTAGACTTTAATAACAAACAAGAGTGAGAAGATCACCAAGACACAGGAAGCATCTTCTAATTAAGGGCGTGTGACATTATTATTGAGTTTCAGACAAAATAGTTACATTTTTATAAGGATATCTGTACTTACTGAAATAAATTTTGTCAAGTTTTATTATGCAGCTTTCTCTGAAATATGAAACCGAACTGCCTCATACACTATTGAAGGTGTATAAAATTTCATTTGCAGATGGTGACATtcaaactgagaaaaataattcCCTGATCCACAGCTGAAACATCCACTTCTGAACACCATGTCCTACTACAGCCATCTTTCTGGTGGCCTGGGCTGCGGCTTGGCTGTGGCTGTGACTATGGGAAGGACTGTGGCTGTGGCTGAGTATGGCAGGTGCAGACATGGCTGCCACTCATCTCACTCTGCCAGGTAATGACACCATGGATTCCACTGAGGAACACCTAGAGCAGTTCAGTCTACTGCACTCCTCCAGCTTGATTTCCTGATTCTGTTTCTATAATTTTTCACGTGAGTAATTATATTTGCTATACAAACTCTGATAGCTCATCCTGGTGAACTTGAAGAACACAAAGTTCAGACCTGTCATGCTTCTGAATTCATGAAAAGAGCCAAAAATTCGTCAAAAATTATAGGTAAGTTTTATCTTTAATATTGTGCtaccaataaatttattttatattttcaatcagtatctttcatatgaaaaaaattaaagttctatTTTAATGGATTGTTTTCTCATATTCAGGATGGTTCTACTTTATTCACATTAATTTGTATAAAACTGTGAGGAACTGCTTTTGGGCGCTGCCTTTCATGCTATTCTGAGatgacactgtttcaaaaaagataAGCATATAATCATCAGTCCATTATAATAACATGGGTATAAAAGCTACTTTCAAATGTACCTACAGGCAGCATTATTACCTATACATAAGCAAGCAAAATGTCATTTCACACAATAATAGTTCCATTTCCTGTTAACATATGCTAGGGCTATCTTTCTAAAACCTCACAGCTAGGTTGTCTCATTCAGATCTGTGCCTTCAGGTGGATAGAAATTGTCCTTTCTGCTTTCCACACTTCTTGCTGCTCCTCTCAGTTCTATAGCAAAAGAGGACAACACGTATCTCAGGTCCGCCTTTCACTTGCATTGGGATATATTAACCTTGTTCATCCAATTtctaatttaaagaaaacaaaactgcttTTTTGAAttattctagcttttttttttttttttttgagacagagtttcactcttgttgcccaggctggagtgcagttgtgcgatctcagctcactgtaatctccatctcctgagttcaagtgatcctcctgcctcagcctcccaagtagctggaattacaggcaaatgccaccaggccctgctaattttttgtatttttagtagagactgggtttcaccatgttggccaggctagtttcgaactcctgacctcaggtgatccacctaccttggcctcccaaagtgctgggattacaggcgtgagccaccgcacctggccttaattaTTCTAGTTTTCTTCTCCAAGCCAACCTAATAAGGAATAGGAATCTCCAATTCATAAAACATCAGTGAGGAGCAATGTTTCTCAACATCCTATGTATGATTCACACAATATTCTTAAATATCAATACACGTGATGCAAGCACTCCAGAGAGTTTAAAGAaaagtattcattatttttaaaacttttaatggcATGATGTGGGAAATGTATTTTTTCCCACATTTTAAGAAGCCCTATTTTACTACATCAACAACTGATTTAAAATATCCTCCTCCAGTGTTTTATCTGATACAGTGGATTTTTCTCAAAGTCTCTTGCCTAACTGACACATTCTCAAGTgatgaataataaaaaaacacattattCCACACACTATCATTGATAAAGGATCACAGCCCTGCAGCTAGAATAGTTGCtgcctaataaatattttgaataaataaatgaatgacaatGAATCATGTTGAAAATTTCATGTCTTTCtagaatttcttattttttatagcagAATGTGGAAGTAGGAATGAACTATCACAAAAGTCTTGATATACAAGTAAAGTTATTTTGCCCAGAGTATTGGCTGTCTGTTTGTATGCTCTGTGTGGAGTACTCAGGATAGAGCATAGCTTTTGCATAAGAGGAAATATGGACATTCCCAGTGTCTCACTTGTCTATATTATGACTGTGAATAGACTGAGAAACAAATTATATGCATCGCTGTTTGATCATTCTGTTAAACAGATCAAAACCATTTCTTCAAAATGGAATACAATAACTGCTTAATACATGATGTATATATGCATGACTTCAGCCATATTTAGCTATGCTATCCTTCAAGCAATTCCATGTGAATATCATTGTGTAGCTATGTCTCAGTCAACTAGACACATCACTGTGTCTTCTCTATTCGTTTTTTTCAAATCCACCTCTTTTGCTTCTTACATCTGCTATCCAGCCTGTCAGTGAGAAGTACTTCAAATGCTGTTCATCTTAAAGCCTAATCTGATTGATAGCTTCTTCTTGGAGAGAATCTAAGCTCTTTCACTAGAGAGAGGTGTTCtgtgggctgggagcagtggctgatgcctgtaatcccagcactttgggaggccgagtcaggcagatcacctgaggtcaggagttggagaccagcctggccaacatggtgcaaccccatctctacaaaaatacaaaagttagctgggcgtgattgtccacgcctgtaatcccagctactccgggaggctaaggcaggagaatcacttgaatctgggaggcggaggttgcagtgagccgagatcatgtcactacactccaacctgggcaacagagtgagaccgtgtctgaaaaaaaaggaaaaaagagagaggggttCGCTCTCTGCATTAGGCACCTGCTTCATCCAGTTGCCTTCTGAACAGAATTCGAAACTCACATATGTAATTATGTGTTCCTTCTGTCCATTTTCAGTTGCTTTATGCAAATACCTCACTCCATGGTGTGTACAACACTGAGCCAGGTTCTCAATACCAGAGGAGGACTCCCACTTCCTGGAGGATAACAAAGCTCATCACAATGCCAGCATTAGGAATAAAAGTCCAAACACTTCTGCCCACCGCATCTTGGTAACAGAGTTGCCAAGGGAAACACAACAGCATCAAGCACAGGATGGAGCAATGCTTTTACTCACATTAGAAAGACAAGGTGAGATCAGCTCCAACAGCGTGTGCCCATCCCTCATAGCTAGCAGGTCCCCAGGTTGCCACACAAGGCAATGAGACTATGCACACCCTTCTGGAGCCACAATAAAAGGACCCCTCCCCATCACCCATGGAGTCTGAGATACTGAAAGCTAGGAGCACGTCTTGCCTGAGAGCCATTGACTTACAATCTTAGGCACACACTGAGCTTCAAACAGGGAATGTATCCCCACACAAGATGATAAACCTGGCACTGATtatataggctttttttttttttttttttttttttggacggaatctctctctgtttcccaggctggaacgcagtggtgcaatctcagctcactgcagactccacctcccaggttcaagggattcccctgcctcagcctcccgagtagctgggattgcaggcatctgccatcacacccagctaattttctttttttttttttttttgtatttttgtagaggcagggtttcaccatgttggccaggctgatcttgaacttctgacctcaggtgatccacctgcctcagcctcccaaagtgcgggattacaggcatgagacaccatgctcaGCCCTGTAGGCTTTTTGTCTTTTGGCAAGGAAGTGTTCCAGGAACAAGACCCATTTTTACAGCGTTAAGTGGGAATCAAAAGACTGCATGCAAGTGACCAGCTTTCCCAACACACCAGAGCACAAGGACAGCTGTAGACACTAGgaactgtattaggccattcttgcattgctgtaaagaaatatctaAGACTGTGTTACTTGTAAGAATAGGGGTTTCATcgtctcatggttctgcaagctgcACAAGAAGCACAGTGGCATCTGTTTCTGGGGGgtgcctcaggaagcttccaatcatggcaaaaggtgaagagggagcaggcaTATCATGTGTCAAAAGCAGGAGCAAATGCAGAGCAGGGAGGTGCCAGATACTTTCAAATGACCAGCTCTCATGAGCACTCACTATCAtactatcacaaagacagcaccaagccataagGAATCTGCCTCCGtgatccaaacacctctcacCAAGGCCCACCTCCAGCAATGggtattacaattcaatatgagatttgggtgggaccacatagccaaactatatcattccatccctggcctcccccaaatctcatatccttctcacattgcaaaatataattaTGTCTTCCCAACAGACCCTCtaggtcttaactcattccagtattCGCTCAAaactccaaagtctcatctgagacaaggcaaatcccttgcACCTGTGAAcctgtaaaattttttttaaaaaagttatctgcttccaagatgcaatgggggtataggcattgagtaaacattcccatttcaaaagggagaaattggtcaaaagaaatgggctacaggcctcatgcaagtaTGAAACCCAACAGggtagtcattaaatcttaaaaatccaaaataatctcctttgactccatatcctacatccagggcacactggtccAAGGGGTGGGCTACCAAGGCCTTGGAcaactccacccctgtggctttgcatggTGCAGTCCTGGTAGCTGCTCTCATAGGTTGTTGCAGAGTTCTTGTAACTTTTCTAGGCATAGAGTACCATCTGGAGGGAGATGGCCTtttcacagctctactaggcagtgccccagtggggactctgtgtgaagcctccaaccccatatttcccctccacactgccctacTAGAGTTTCTCTGTGGGGGCTCCATGCTGTAGCAGGAatctgcctggacacccaggcttTTTCATACATCgtttgaaatctaggcagaggttacCAAGAATCCACCACTCTTGCACTCTGTGAACCAGCAGGCTTAACACCattggaagccaccaaggcttatggcttgcaccaTCCAGAGCAGCAGCCTGAGCTATACCTG includes:
- the KRTAP20-4 gene encoding putative keratin-associated protein 20-4, coding for MSYYSHLSGGLGCGLAVAVTMGRTVAVAEYGRCRHGCHSSHSAR